From one Streptomyces sp. N50 genomic stretch:
- a CDS encoding FdhF/YdeP family oxidoreductase — MATKPPKGDPVQDAPQVTEPKHAAAGLPAIGHTLRIAQQQMGVKRTALTLLRVNQKDGFDCPGCAWPEPDHRHAAEFCENGAKAVAEEATLRRVTPEFFAAHPVADLATRSGYWLGQQGRLTHPMYLPEGAEHYEPVSWERAFDIVAEEIAALGSPDEALFYTSGRTSNEAAFLYQLFARELGTNNLPDCSNMCHESSGSALSETIGIGKGSVLLEDLYQADLIVVAGQNPGTNHPRMLSALEKAKANGAKIISVNPLPEAGLEKFKNPQTPQGMLKGAALTDLFLQIRIGGDQALFRLLNKLILETEGAVDTEFIDEHTHGYEEFAAAARDADWDETLLATGLTRPEIEKALEMVLASERTIVCWAMGLTQHKHAVPTIREVVNFLLLRGNIGRPGAGVCPVRGHSNVQGDRTMGIFERPAPAFLDALEKEFGFAPPREHGYDVVAAIRALRDGDAKVFFAMGGNFVSASPDTEVTEAAMRRASLTVHVSTKLNRSHAVTGARALILPCLGRTERDLQGGGEQFVTVEDSMGMVHASRGRLEPAGTDLLSEPAIVCRLARRVLGDQSRTPWEEFEKDYATIRDRIARVIPGFEDFNARVAHPGGFALPHAPRDERRFPTTTGKANFTAAPVEYPELPEGRLLLQTLRSHDQYNTTIYGLDDRYRGIKNGRRVVMVHPDDAARLGIADGSYVDLVGEWKDGVERRAPGFRVVHYPTARGCAAAYYPETNVLVPLDATADTSNTPASKSVVVRLEQSATD; from the coding sequence ATGGCCACGAAGCCGCCCAAGGGTGATCCCGTCCAGGACGCCCCGCAGGTCACCGAGCCGAAGCACGCCGCGGCCGGGCTCCCGGCGATCGGGCACACGTTGCGCATCGCCCAGCAGCAGATGGGTGTGAAGCGCACCGCGTTGACGCTGCTGCGGGTCAATCAGAAGGACGGGTTCGACTGCCCGGGCTGCGCCTGGCCGGAGCCGGACCACCGGCACGCGGCGGAGTTCTGTGAGAACGGCGCGAAGGCGGTCGCCGAGGAGGCCACCCTGCGCCGGGTCACCCCGGAGTTCTTCGCGGCCCACCCGGTGGCCGATCTCGCGACCCGCAGCGGGTATTGGCTGGGGCAGCAGGGGCGGCTCACGCATCCCATGTATCTCCCCGAAGGGGCCGAGCACTACGAACCGGTCTCCTGGGAGCGTGCCTTCGACATCGTCGCGGAGGAGATCGCGGCCCTCGGCTCCCCCGACGAGGCGCTGTTCTACACCTCGGGCCGGACCAGCAACGAGGCAGCGTTCCTGTACCAGCTGTTCGCAAGGGAGTTGGGCACCAACAACCTGCCGGACTGCTCCAACATGTGCCACGAGTCCAGCGGTTCGGCGCTCAGCGAGACGATCGGCATCGGCAAGGGCAGCGTCCTCCTGGAGGACCTCTACCAGGCCGACCTGATCGTCGTCGCCGGACAGAACCCCGGCACCAACCACCCGCGCATGCTCTCCGCCCTGGAGAAGGCCAAGGCCAACGGCGCGAAGATCATCAGCGTGAACCCGCTGCCCGAGGCGGGCCTGGAGAAGTTCAAGAACCCGCAGACCCCGCAGGGCATGCTCAAGGGCGCCGCGCTCACCGACCTGTTCCTGCAGATCCGCATCGGCGGCGACCAGGCCCTCTTCCGCCTCCTGAACAAGCTCATCCTTGAGACGGAGGGCGCGGTCGACACGGAGTTCATCGACGAACACACCCACGGCTACGAGGAGTTCGCCGCCGCCGCGCGGGACGCCGACTGGGACGAGACGCTCCTCGCCACCGGGCTGACCCGCCCGGAGATCGAGAAGGCCCTGGAGATGGTCCTCGCCTCCGAGCGCACCATCGTGTGCTGGGCGATGGGCCTCACCCAGCACAAGCACGCCGTCCCGACCATCCGCGAGGTCGTCAACTTCCTTCTGCTGCGCGGCAACATCGGCCGCCCGGGCGCCGGTGTGTGCCCGGTGCGCGGCCACAGCAATGTGCAGGGCGACCGCACGATGGGCATCTTCGAGCGGCCCGCGCCCGCGTTCCTGGACGCGCTGGAGAAGGAGTTCGGCTTCGCCCCGCCGCGCGAGCACGGCTACGACGTCGTCGCCGCGATCCGCGCCCTGCGCGACGGCGACGCGAAGGTCTTCTTCGCCATGGGCGGCAACTTCGTGTCCGCCTCCCCCGACACCGAGGTCACGGAAGCCGCCATGCGGCGCGCCAGCCTCACCGTGCACGTGTCGACGAAGCTCAACCGCTCGCACGCCGTCACGGGCGCGCGTGCCCTCATCCTGCCCTGCCTGGGCCGCACCGAGCGCGATCTCCAGGGCGGCGGCGAGCAGTTCGTGACCGTCGAGGACTCCATGGGCATGGTGCACGCCTCCCGCGGCCGCCTGGAGCCCGCGGGCACCGACCTGTTGTCGGAGCCGGCCATCGTGTGCCGCCTCGCCCGCCGCGTCCTCGGCGACCAATCCCGCACGCCCTGGGAGGAGTTCGAGAAGGACTACGCGACGATCCGTGACCGCATCGCCCGCGTGATCCCCGGCTTCGAGGACTTCAACGCGCGCGTGGCGCACCCCGGAGGCTTCGCCCTCCCGCACGCCCCGCGCGACGAACGCCGCTTCCCCACCACCACCGGCAAGGCCAACTTCACCGCCGCGCCCGTCGAATACCCCGAACTCCCGGAAGGGCGCCTGCTGTTGCAGACGCTGCGCTCGCACGACCAGTACAACACCACGATCTACGGCCTCGACGACCGCTACCGGGGCATCAAGAACGGCCGACGGGTCGTCATGGTCCACCCCGACGACGCCGCCCGGCTCGGGATCGCCGACGGGTCGTACGTCGATCTGGTCGGCGAGTGGAAGGACGGCGTGGAGCGGCGGGCGCCCGGTTTCCGGGTCGTGCACTATCCGACGGCCCGGGGCTGCGCCGCCGCCTACTACCCCGAGACCAACGTCCTGGTCCCCCTGGACGCCACCGCAGACACCAGCAACACCCCGGCCAGCAAGTCCGTCGTCGTACGTCTGGAACAATCAGCCACCGACTGA
- a CDS encoding PaaI family thioesterase, translated as MGEQQHGKFPQDVIDEYSALGVDLVALFSAGHLGTRMGVEIVEASAERVVGTMPVEGNTQPYGLLHGGASAVLAETLGSLGSMLHGGSTKLAVGVDLNCTHHRGARSGLVTGVATPVHRGRSTATYEIVISDEDGRRVCTARLTCMLRDLKPGDPIPANTAG; from the coding sequence ATGGGCGAGCAGCAGCACGGCAAGTTCCCGCAGGACGTCATCGACGAGTACTCGGCGCTCGGCGTCGACCTGGTCGCCCTCTTCTCCGCGGGGCACCTCGGCACCCGGATGGGCGTGGAGATCGTCGAGGCGTCCGCCGAGCGCGTCGTGGGCACCATGCCGGTCGAGGGGAACACCCAGCCGTACGGACTGCTGCACGGCGGCGCCTCCGCCGTCCTGGCCGAGACCCTCGGCTCGCTCGGGTCCATGCTGCACGGCGGCAGCACGAAGCTCGCCGTCGGCGTCGACCTGAACTGCACCCACCACCGGGGCGCCCGCTCCGGCCTCGTGACCGGCGTGGCCACCCCCGTCCACCGGGGCCGCTCGACGGCGACGTACGAGATCGTGATCAGTGACGAGGACGGGCGGCGGGTGTGCACCGCGCGGCTGACCTGCATGCTGCGTGACCTGAAGCCGGGCGACCCGATCCCCGCGAACACCGCGGGCTGA